One window of Amaranthus tricolor cultivar Red isolate AtriRed21 chromosome 11, ASM2621246v1, whole genome shotgun sequence genomic DNA carries:
- the LOC130827919 gene encoding peroxisome biogenesis protein 16, whose protein sequence is MEAYKNWVLQNKDYVHSLDSLANGLTWLLPERFSESEIGPEAVTSILGIITAINEYIIETAPTQWQVPTLSSSFPFSLCVSALKEIETLVEVVAQQLYGDDKKWNFILITEASKALLRLALFRDNGYKMLLHGGETPNVDRPGDQPKPGGNQRPGYFNNHYAQNPWNREGKALAALSRFGENARMVHDPTWLRRTEHSETVMDTQDLVLKRPTLSSILSEKGLRGGLFLMGETLFILRPLIYVLFIRKYGSRSWIPWFISLAVDLVSLSATAQATKSKEWTNVLKEIHLSVEEKDELRRRKVLWALYIMRDPFFCKYTRQRLESTQKALEPVPVIGLLTEKLVELIFGAQTRYTYMSGS, encoded by the exons GGATTGACATGGCTTCTTCCAGAGCGCTTTTCTGAATCAGAAATCGGGCCAGAAGCAG TCACTTCGATTTTGGGAATTATTACAGCAATCAACGAATACATAATTGAGACGGCGCCAACACAGTGGCAAGTGCCTACATTATCATCTTCCTTTCCTTTTTCGTTGTGTGTATCTGCTTTGAAGGAAATAGAGACATTGGTTGAAGTTGTGGCGCAACAGTTGTATGGTGATGACAAAAAGTGGAACTTTATCTTAATTACAGAAGCCTCTAA GGCCTTGCTGAGGTTAGCGTTGTTTCGGGATAATGGTTATAAGATGCTTTTGCATGGGGGTGAAACTCCAAACGTGGATAGACCTGGAGATCAGCCAAAACCTGGTGGAAATCAAAGGCCTGGATACTTCAACAATCATTATGCACAGAACCCTTGGAATCGTGAAGGGAAGGCACTTGCCGCATTAAGTAGGTTTGGAGAAAATGCAAGGATGGTGCATGATCCAACATGGCTTAGAAGGACTGAACATTCAGAAACAGTTATGGACACTCAGG ATCTGGTGTTAAAAAGACCAACACTTTCTTCAATATTGTCCGAGAAGGGTCTACGTGGAGGGCTGTTTCTGATGGGGGAGACGCTATTTATCTTGAGGCCGCTCATTTATGTAttgtttattagaaaatatGGGTCACGGTCATGGATACCATGGTTTATTTCATTAGCAGTGGACCTGGTTAGTCTGAGTGCTACCGCACAAGCAACAAAGTCGAAGGAGTGGACAAACGTGCTGAAAGAGATTCATCTTTCGGTAGAAGAAAAGGACGAG TTACGAAGGCGGAAGGTGTTGTGGGCGCTGTATATTATGCGAGATCCGTTCTTTTGCAAGTATACAAG GCAAAGACTTGAAAGTACACAGAAGGCGTTGGAACCTGTTCCTGTTATTGGATTACTTACAG AAAAATTAGTCGAGCTTATTTTCGGAGCACAGACACGGTACACTTACATGTCCGGATCATAG
- the LOC130826667 gene encoding serine/threonine-protein phosphatase 7 long form homolog, translating into MAMPDPVDPSVLTFQATHRSLAAWEGSTTQFRARSSSYNFISGEVEAGDSYIPPHGWRGTLQDVAVILGLAIEGQAVIGHEEGHWPNLVHKLLGVRPENPQDPTKPKIITGSSLKLTWLREHFSVLEDDADDVTVERHACAYILYLFGCIMFPDKSGDSVQLMYLPQLGDLEWVDEYSWGSATLAYLYRNLCRASREDAKDIGGCLLLQKWFWEHIHIGRPIIRTIRPAGQQDQDDDAEDYEPLASRISFEMTWQPYTTAKMDALPHIRYSACR; encoded by the exons ATGGCGATGCCGgacccagttgatccatcagtacTTACGTTTCAGGCGACACATAGGAGCTTAGCTGCCTGGGAGGGCTCCACTACCCA GtttagagctcgatcgagctcttataACTTCATtagtggagaggtggaggccggagacTCATACATTCCACCTCACGGTTGGCGAGgcacgttgcaagatgtggcagttataCTGGGACTGGCCATTGAAGGACAAGCAGTGATTGGTCATGAAGAGGGACATTGGCCAAATTTAGTTCATAAGCTACTAGGGGTTCGGCCagaaaaccctcaagaccccacAAAGCCGAAGATCATCACTGGATCTTCGTTGAAGTTAACTTGGCTCAGAGAGCATTTCAGCGTGCTAGAGGACGACGCGGATGATGTTACAGTCGAGAGGCATGCGTGCGCGTACAttttgtacctgtttggatgcatcatgtttccagacaagagcgGTGACTCGGTCCAGTTGATGTATCTCCCTCAGCTAGGAGATTTAGAGTGGGTAGATGAGTatagttggggaagtgctacccttGCATATCTGTATCGTAAtttatgtcgagcatctcgtgAGGATGCCAAGGACATTGGAGGCTGCTTGTTGTTACAGAAATGGTTTTGGGAGCatattcatatagggaggcctaTAATTCGGACGATTCGACCCGCTGGGCAACAAGATCAGGACGATGATGCAGAGGATTATGAACCG ctggcttcgcgtatatctttcgag atgacatggcagccttacacaaCGGCTAAGATGGACGCTTTGCCACACATAC gttaTTCCGCATGCCggtga